A region from the Drosophila ananassae strain 14024-0371.13 chromosome 2L, ASM1763931v2, whole genome shotgun sequence genome encodes:
- the LOC6505625 gene encoding uncharacterized protein LOC6505625: protein MPSMECRRGKTLKVLPVFWLVLSLVAWSLADDWSQSCASNCTCKWTNGKKSAICSSLQLTTIPNTLSTELQVLVLNDNHIPYLNREEFSALGLLNLQRIYLKKSEVQYIHKESFRNLKILVEIDLSDNKLEMLDKDTFMGNDRLRILYLNGNPLKRLAAYQFPILPHLRTLDMHDCLISYIDPMSLANLNLLEFLNLKNNLLESLSEYVFQHMANLKTLSLEENPWQCNCKLRKFRGWYVNSRLSSVSLVCKGPPAQKDRTWDSVDDELFGCQPRVEIFNNEEVQNIDIGSNTTFSCLVYGDPLPEVSWELNGKILDNDNVLFDSESIASDKLWSNLTVFNVTSLDAGTYACTGTNAIGSMTQNISIYLSEIVQHVLEKTPETFWYFGLIMGIFGTVFLLISISFVVCLCKRTTRQHRHANKAGVKSSVSFNDQEKKLLDSSVTTTTNDRGDSYGIDNQPTSIGMNKADSAGMGFNQIEIHAVENHRSGLGHGSMLVQQQQQPQQQQQQQQQAGQQGTLPHLRQQLMTVKDPTCGMMSVPTSMAGHAHTHPAQISEEFPLNVGVFPPPPEFCSNIVPNPAFGGNIFIRVSVTQDMLDGADLNMYPDLLNIPKRMQDVQETGAGAVAVAVPESGQFATLPRNTTRRGILKKDSSLQQQQQAQHLQQQQQQQVQHLQQQQHLHQQLQHQQQSGLYPHDEIVTYNLDTSGYDPHQAAYHSNTMELPPPPPPPAVSTVVQCHHPSPSVSATTCASCINQVPPPPTACQTPPIEVTPLRPLDSSAYPKYDNMGRRITASGGLGGSTLSLPEEESYENETLFSEAEKQPSGVKDAQDHTHQQQQQQDAAQGQDKGGGPGEFVSL, encoded by the exons ATGCCCAGCATGGAGTGCCGAAGGGGAAAAACCCTCAAGGTTCTGCCAG ttttctggcTAGTACTGAGCCTGGTGGCCTGGTCTTTGGCGGACGACTGGTCTCAGAGCTGCGCCTCAAACTGTACCTGCAAGTGGACCAACGGCAAGAAGTCGGCCATCTGCAGCTCCCTGCAGCTGACCACCATTCCGAATACACTGAGCACGGAGCTCCAGGTGCTGGTGCTGAACGACAACCACATTCCATATCTCAATAGGGAGGAGTTCTCCGCCTTGGGGCTGCTGAACTTGCAACGAATATACCTCAAGAAATCGGAGGTACAGTACATACACAAAGAGTCCTTTCGTAATTTGAAAATTCTGGTGGAGATCGACCTGTCGGATAATAAGCTAGAGATGCTCGACAAGGACACCTTCATGGGCAACGACCGACTGAGAATACTCTATTTGAATGGGAATCCCCTTAAGCGACTGGCAGCTTACCAGTTTCCCATTCTGCCTCATCTGCGAACGCTGGACATGCACGACTGTCTGATCTCCTACATAGATCCCATGTCGCTGGCCAACTTAAACCTACTGGAGTTCCTCAACCTGAAGAACAATCTCCTGGAGAGCCTCAGCGAGTATGTCTTCCAACATATGGCCAACCTGAAGACTCTCTCGCTGGAGGAGAATCCCTGGCAGTGCAACTGCAAGTTGCGCAAGTTCCGTGGCTGGTATGTCAACAGTCGCCTCAGTTCCGTGAGTCTGGTGTGCAAAGGACCCCCGGCCCAGAAGGACCGCACTTGGGACAGTGTGGACGATGAGTTATTTGGCTGTCAACCGAGGGTCGAGATCTTCAATAATGAAGAAGttcaaaatattgacattGGCAGCAACACCACTTTCAGTTGCCTGGTCTATGGGGATCCCCTACCGGAAGTTTCTTGGGAGCTGAACGGCAAGATCCTGGACAACGACAACGTCCTGTTCGACTCGGAGAGTATAGCGTCGGACAAGCTGTGGAGCAACCTGACAGTCTTCAACGTGACAAGCCTGGACGCTGGAACGTATGCCTGTACGGGCACGAATGCCATTGGCAGCATGACCCAGAACATAAGCATCTATCTCAGCGAGATTGTGCAGCACGTGCTGGAGAAGACGCCGGAGACCTTCTGGTACTTCGGCCTCATCATGGGCATCTTCGGCACGGTGTTCCTCCTGATCTCCATCTCGTTTGTGGTGTGTCTGTGCAAGCGCACGACACGGCAGCACCGTCACGCCAACAAGGCCGGCGTCAAGTCCAGTGTCAGCTTCAACGATCAGGAGAAGAAGCTGCTGGACTCCAGTGTCACCACGACCACGAACGATCGCGGTGACAGCTACGGGATCGACAACCAGCCCACGTCCATTGGCATGAACAAGGCGGACTCCGCGGGCATGGGCTTCAACCAGATCGAGATCCATGCGGTGGAGAATCACCGTTCCGGGCTGGGGCATGGCAGCATGTTggtgcaacagcaacagcagccgcaacagcaacaacagcagcagcaacaggccGGCCAACAGGGCACCCTGCCCCATCTGAGGCAGCAACTGATGACCGTCAAGGACCCGACATGCGGCATGATGAGTGTGCCCACCTCAATGGCCGGTCACGCCCACACACATCCAGCCCAGATATCCGAGGAGTTTCCCCTGAATGTGGGCGTGTTTCCGCCACCACCCGAATTCTGTTCAAATATCGTGCCGAACCCTGCCTTTGGCGGGAACATATTCATCCGGGTGTCCGTTACGCAGGATATGTTGGATGGTGCGGACTTGAACATGTATCCGGATTTGCTGAATATCCCCAAGAGGATGCAGGATGTGCAGGAAACGGGAGCGGGggcggtggcagtggcagtgccagaGTCGGGGCAGTTCGCCACACTGCCCAGAAATACAACTCGAAGGGGCATCCTCAAGAAGGACTCGTccctgcaacagcagcaacaggcgCAGCACctacaacagcagcagcagcaacaggtgcAGCacctgcaacagcaacagcatctgcaccagcaactgcagcaCCAACAGCAGTCAGGACTCTATCCCCATGATGAAATCGTGACTTACAACCTGGACACGAGCGGCTACGATCCCCATCAAGCCGCGTACCACAGCAATACCATGGAACTgcctccaccaccacctccaccaGCCGTATCTACGGTGGTGCAGTGCCACCACCCCAGTCCCAGTGTGTCGGCCACCACCTGTGCCAGTTGCATCAACCAAGTCCCGCCACCACCCACCGCCTGCCAGACGCCGCCCATCGAGGTGACGCCCCTGAGACCGCTCGACAGCTCCGCCTATCCAAAGTACGACAACATGGGCAGAAGGATCACGGCCAGCGGGGGACTGGGAGGATCCACACTGTCCTTGCCGGAGGAGGAGAGCTACGAGAACGAGACGCTCTTCAGCGAGGCGGAGAAACAGCCAAGCGGCGTCAAGGACGCACAGGATCATacacaccaacagcaacagcagcaggatGCTGCCCAGGGCCAGGATAAGGGCGGCGGACCTGGGGAGTTTGTATCGCTCTAG
- the LOC6505626 gene encoding protein kinase C-binding protein 1, with the protein MPATLRLPSCDFRSQIGPCSMESNDSSDSTGDSIKSIPRPDYEALSAIHSPQPQMLDDHMDIQTDSHLEPANMPSKRQKYVVSAPPRSANGSSNSSSSSPSNINVGSSLTMKLTKVSTSTPNNKSQPKVPKEMIALQRSHIESEVLTNFVIDGSKLKRRKSRYAPTNLVQQELSRSLNTSTSKNVEKSTKAALKRSKSIPAPNCDSDEDWCQEEAIGKVRKLGRIRGRSMAFDEGERLADLNAEDSNSMPADHQLNRLKSRSKTLSLSNSWSNDERTSRRSNMRSENEEFAKKHSAFLESIMNDNPESELALNTSGEVDADADSDWPSGELEAHNSLFSDVSESKTIASAPEKEQEEEAIQRLRVIWQEPPMAGWDPFCWKCRECGKLQPCSKCLRSFHSYCVRPATTKFDSAWKCPECQLIEAAPKRLRRNDVSTDLLSQLLSFALERMKHVRGAHKLRSPLEVFPQTYKKYFVNPVSFETLAEKIRNGAFQNTDEFLGEVKWIQHNALILDNGDAKVEQASKAVVKVCRQEANEIDTCPECYLNANSSDEWFVKVCRQPHLLLWAKLKGFPYWPAKAMGSTNPSLVNVRFFGKHDRAFVPVKDCFLYSAQNPNTQTSRRSARDLAECVHEVEVHIEHIKRKIGAFNYAPFRTAYDPMEEQQQLEQMMPGVFAAIDRELEPANKTPLQFLIRKTAGDKLSIVKKSKTTESGNESDPSSSPAKKALEAEVVPVAIAASSDHPKHKSSNYEVISRSGESLTDSRCKVLLKRKSLATKTSTTPAPMETPEPVSTKRKHSLSDASCTSESSDYKKKSKHARKQHDKEPDRELEEKTVSNKDILKLKEQLQKKETLNQEAKDATAASVVSVVELVQRRQGVTITKIPREQPQQVPAEESPVVATAPPPAPPPAPPTVPPPDPPAVLPPSPPAVPPPTPSPAPKPAVNSTVTKTKAQEKAEAQSEVERQQQQLIKKVIPFVEIKTEVMSEPEEEDTEAAARTHQNLTEQLAQQQAQEESLRRQQAVTAPPPEPPVAAPVRPAPTEPVRQTVPEAIKIKEEILSEDEMETDQQEPRPSFSQRSETIPMPQPMPPPAPLPSRSETVIQPIREESPATDELVRFVGDTTIQRINQKPSGKATDSTSKRRSAPQGPQTAQALGLTSSIVPITSPTSAPMPAASPSPSASPKPHGGHGSSKTVSVPPQMSPKVKSPAPHQYRPKGERTSNSTSPPSAAQATPASNLLRSNMVVIPVEQTANCNPNNTMTIPVPPLRAVSKSTLQNSQAPMPNLPGSSTTSMPPPLAGLSALPTGAGTTPTQTATSSSEQSGILANALNGLPSETVVGDSSLNDPITPGMATALSEMLLRSGPPKLVARPCGPLQSDGSQIYPSQAGPVSRKLKENAHKITDYFISVIEDTLCDMGSGEQSVLQARIAGLLLENERLKQHYDRQLTDIQRTHELMLSEMRKTIEQENKRTINELRQQSTLERMRAVEEAKKKQWCANCMREAQLYCCWNTSYCDYPCQQMHWVKHSSTCGQASNMQLNQPPHSAQMPVGMEPIRSKSKTPMATTSTAITSVTPNPSSQIIRNVSVPAAGPAMSGPGSKKWPPMMPMMNPSNQEAVLKLPSTTYLRPVVSNIGTTVTATPVVNNTNNSSMNAMMVSTPAPSNHMANLMPGQRNAISFPKHTPQTAPVQRFNIPLPMTVNPNPPFSLIPDPPHQKQSSKATGRSSGKNNNRMRQMNMGNNNPSPQGMRHNQMNQVFKQ; encoded by the exons ATGCCCGCTACGCTGAGGCTTCCCTCTTGCGATTTTCGGAGCCAG atcggaccGTGTAGTATGGAAAGCAACGACAGCAGCGATAGCACCGGGGACAGCATAAAATCCATTCCCCGGCCGGACTACGAAGCCCTCTCCGCCATTCATAGTCCGCAGCCGCAGATGCTGGATGACCACATGGATATCCAGACCGACAGCCATTTGGAGCCGGCCAACATGCCCAGCAAGCGCCAAAAGTATGTGGTCAGCGCACCGCCCAGGTCGGCCAACGGCAGCAGCAACTCCTCCAGTTCCAGTCCTTCCAACATTAATGTGGGATCCTCCCTGACCATGAAGCTGACCAAGGTCAGCACTTCCACCCCGAACAACAAGAGCCAGCCCAAGGTGCCCAAGGAGATGATTGCCCTGCAACGATCCCACATTGAATCCGAAGTGCTGACCAATTTCGTTATCGACGGATCCAAATTGAAGCGGAGGAAGTCGCGCTACGCGCCCACGAATCTCGTACAGCAGGAGCTGTCTCGCAGCTTGAACACCTCAACCTCCAAAAATGTGGAAAAGTCTACAAAGGCAGCCCTTAAGCGGAGTAAGAGTATCCCAGCTCCGAATTGCGATTCCGACGAGGATTGGTGCCAGGAAGAAGCGATCGGGAAGGTTCGAAAGCTCGGGAGAATTCGGGGACGTTCAATGGCTTTCGACGAGGGCGAGCGTCTGGCCGATCTGAATGCCGAGGACAGCAACAGCATGCCGGCGGACCACCAGCTCAACCGCTTGAAATCCCGCAGCAAGACACTGTCGCTGAGTAACAGTTGGAGCAACGACGAGCGAACATCGCGGAGAAGCAACATGCGCAGCGAGAACGAAGAGTTCGCTAAGAAGCACAGCGCCTTCCTCGAGAGCATCATGAACGATAACCCAGAGTCGGAGCTGGCCCTGAATACTTCGGGGGAGGTGGACGCCGACGCAGACAGCGACTGGCCAAGTGGGGAGCTGGAGGCGCACAACTCTCTGTTCTCGGACGTCAGCGAGTCAAAGACTATAGCTTCCGCACCTGAAAAAGAGCAGGAAGAGGAGGCCATACAGAGATTGCGAGTGATCTGGCAAGAGCCGCCTATG GCTGGCTGGGATCCCTTCTGCTGGAAGTGCCGCGAATGCGGAAAGCTGCAACCCTGCTCCAAGTGCTTGCGCTCATTTCACTCCTACTGCGTGCGACCCGCCACCACAAAGTTTGACTCTGCCTGGAAGTGCCCCGAGTGCCAATTGATAGAGGCGGCTCCGAAGAG GCTGCGGCGCAACGATGTCTCCACCGATCTGCTGAGCCAGCTGCTCTCCTTCGCCTTGGAGCGCATGAAGCATGTGCGCGGG GCCCACAAGCTTCGTTCACCGCTAGAAGTGTTCCCCCAGACCTACAAAAAGTATTTCGTGAACCCGGTGAGCTTCGAGACTCTGGCGGAAAAAATCCGCAATGGAGCCTTCCAGAACACCGACGAGTTTCTCGGCGAGGTCAAGTGGATCCAGCACAATGCCCTCATCTTGGACAACGGCG ATGCCAAAGTGGAGCAAGCTTCGAAGGCAGTGGTGAAGGTTTGCCGCCAGGAGGCGAACGAAATCGACACCTGCCCCGAGTGCTATTTGAACGCCAACTCCAGCGATGAATGGTTCGTCAAAGTTTGCCGACAACCCCATCTCCTGCTGTGGGCCAAGTTGAAGGGATTCCCGTACTGGCCTGCCAAAGCCATGGGCTCCACAAATCCATCTCTGGTGAACGTGCGATTCTTTGGCAAACACGATCGGGCCTTCGTTCCTGTGAAGGATTGCTTCTTATATTCCGCTCAGAACCCAAACACCCAGACCAGTCGGCGATCGGCGAGGGATTTGGCGGAATGCGTGCATGAGGTGGAGGTGCATATAGAGCACATAAAGCGGAAGATAGGAGCTTTCAACTATGCCCCATTTCGCACCGCTTACGACCCGATGGAGGAACAACAGCAGCTGGAGCAAATGATGCCTGGCGTTTTTGCGGCCATTGATCGAGAGTTGGAGCCCGCGAATAAAACGCCACTGCAGTTCCTCATCCGCAAGACAGCGGGTGATAAACTGTCCATTGTTAAGAAGAGCAAAACCACGGAGTCGGGCAATGAGTCCGATCCATCCAGTAGTCCGGCCAAGAAGGCCCTGGAAGCGGAGGTTGTACCAGTGGCAATAGCCGCATCGAGCGATCATCCGAAGCACAAGAGCAGCAACTACGAGGTCATATCCAGGTCGGGCGAATCTCTCACCGACTCGCGATGTAAGGTCCTTCTCAAGCGGAAATCCCTAGCCACGAAAACCAGCACAACACCCGCTCCAATGGAAACTCCTGAGCCTGTGTCTACGAAGCGCAAACATTCCCTAAGTGATGCTAGTTGCACCAGTGAGTCCAGTGACTACAAGAAAAAGTCCAAGCACGCCAGAAAACAGCACGACAAGGAGCCGGACAGAGAGTTGGAGGAAAAAACAGTATCGAATAAGGATATTTTGAAATTAAAGGAGCAACTGCAGAAAAAGGAGACATTAAATCAGGAAGCAAAAGATGCAACGGCAGCTTCAGTGGTTTCTGTTGTGGAATTGGTCCAGCGCCGTCAGGGAGTTACCATCACCAAGATTCCACGGGAACAGCCGCAGCAAGTGCCTGCCGAAGAATCTCCAGTTGTTGCAACTGCACCTCCACCTGCACCTCCGCCTGCTCCTCCGACTGTCCCACCACCTGATCCTCCCGCTGTCCTTCCACCTTCTCCTCCCGCTGTCCCTCCACCTACTCCTTCTCCAGCACCTAAGCCAGCAGTCAACTCCACAGTGACAAAGACTAAAGCCCAAGAAAAAGCTGAAGCCCAGTCAGAAGTCGagcgacagcagcagcagctcatCAAGAAGGTTATTCCGTTCGTGGAAATCAAAACGGAAGTAATGTCGGAGCCAGAGGAGGAAGACACTGAGGCGGCTGCCAGAACCCATCAAAATCTAACCGAGCAGCTCGCCCAGCAACAAGCTCAGGAAGAGTCACTGCGAAGGCAGCAAGCGGTCACTGCTCCACCACCGGAGCCACCAGTGGCAGCCCCGGTTCGACCTGCACCCACTGAGCCAGTGCGACAGACAGTTCCGGAAGCGATTAAAATTAAGGAGGAAATTCTCAGCGAGGACGAAATGGAAACAGATCAACAAGAGCCACGGCCCAGTTTTAGCCAAAGATCGGAAACGATACCCATGCCGCAACCGATGCCACCGCCCGCTCCATTGCCGTCGCGCTCGGAAACTGTTATTCAACCCATTCGAGAGGAGTCTCCTGCCACAGATGAGCTAGTACGGTTTGTGGGCGACACCACCATTCAAAGGATAAACCAAAAGCCCAGTGGCAAAGCCACAGATTCAACATCCAAACGTCGTTCAGCTCCGCAAGGGCCGCAAACAGCACAGGCACTTGGTCTTACATCCTCGATAGTTCCGATAACTTCTCCGACATCTGCACCTATGCCCGCAGCATCTCCATCGCCGTCTGCATCGCCCAAGCCCCATGGAGGTCATGGGAGCAGCAAGACAGTGTCGGTACCACCACAGATGTCACCGAAAGTCAAATCCCCGGCCCCCCATCAGTATAGGCCGAAAGGCGAGCGCACATCCAATTCTACTTCGCCTCCAAGTGCTGCACAGGCCACACCTGCTTCGAATCTGCTCCGATCCAACATGGTGGTGATACCAGTAGAGCAGACTGCCAACTGCAATCCAAACAATACCATGACAATACCTGTTCCTCCCTTGAGGGCCGTTTCGAAAAGCACATTGCAAAACTCACAAGCTCCGATGCCTAATCTTCCCGgcagcagcaccacatcaATGCCTCCCCCACTGGCAGGCTTGAGTGCTCTCCCGACAGGCGCAGGCACTACTCCAACGCAGACTGCAACATCCAGCTCGGAGCAGAGCGGCATTTTGGCCAATGCTCTGAACGGATTGCCAAGCGAAACTGTGGTGGGTGATTCGAGCCTCAACGATCCCATAACTCCGGGGATGGCCACGGCCCTAAGCGAGATGCTTTTGCGCTCTGGTCCGCCAAAGTTGGTCGCTCGTCCCTGCGGCCCCCTGCAGTCGGATGGCTCCCAGATCTATCCATCGCAAGCAGGACCAGTTTCCAGGAAACTGAAGGAGAATGCCCACAAG ATCACAGACTACTTTATTTCTGTTATCGAGGACACACTCTGCGACATGGGCTCCGGGGAACAGAGTGTGCTCCAAGCCCGCATCGCTGGCCTTTTGTTGGAGAACGAGCGACTGAAGCAGCACTACGATCGTCAGCTAACGGACATTCAACGCACCCACGAGCTGATGTTATCTGAAATGCGCAAGACAATAGAGCAGGAGAACAAACGGACAATCAACGAACTCCGCCAGCAGAGCACCCTAGAAAGGATGCGGGCTGTGGAGGAGGCGAAGAAGAAGCAGTGGTGTGCCAACTGCATGCGTGAGGCGCAACTCTATTGCTGTTGGAACACCTCGTACTGTGACTATCCTTGCCAGCAGATGCACTGGGTCAAGCACTCGAGCACTTGTGGGCAGGCGTCCAACATGCAGCTGAATCAGCCGCCACACTCTGCGCAAATGCCTGTTGGAATGGAACCTATACGATCCAAATCCAAGACACCGATGGCAACAACATCGACGGCCATTACGAGTGTCACGCCAAATCCCAGTTCACAGATAATTCGGAATGTTTCTGTTCCAGCAGCAGGACCTGCGATGAGCGGTCCCGGTTCTAAAAAGTGGCCACCCATGATGCCTATGATGAACCCATCCAATCAGGAGGCGGTGCTCAAGCTGCCCTCCACCACCTATCTGCGCCCGGTGGTCAGCAACATAGGCACTACGGTGACGGCCACGCCGGTTGTGAATAATACGAATAATAGCAGCATGAACGCAATGATGGTCTCCACTCCTGCACCGAGCAACCACATGGCCAATCTCATGCCTGGTCAGCGAAATGCCATCAGCTTTCCAAAACATACCCCGCAGACAGCTCCAGTTCAGCGCTTTAACATACCT TTACCCATGACTGTGAACCCCAATCCTCCATTTAGTCTGATACCAGACCCACCACATCAAAAGCAATCATCCAAGGCCACGGGGCGCAGTTCAGGAAAGAACAACAACCGAATGCGGCAAATGAATATGGGAAACAACAACCCGAGTCCACAGGGCATGCGACACAATCAAATGAATCAAGTGTTTAAACAGTGA
- the LOC6505900 gene encoding alpha-tocopherol transfer protein-like, which translates to MKEADLQEQYARFPEIKRSEVGKLLDWIHAQPHISKKFSEGEALHFFHACRSSMEVAKQVLDINLTARTHLDEFFNNLDCERPEIRRAMNTVSIVPLPGATPEGYRVIIGKLDDLNASNYNFADVMKLYCMVFDFWMYEDGIQPGHVIVIDLKGCSLGHVARIGLLQMKKFLYYLQEAAAIRLIGFHFINIVPFMDKILAIMTPFMKKELTSVLHVHSDLNDFYKFVPQQMLPKDYGGGEESTSLSKDIYYKKLLDNRKEMLEFETRHQVNEKLRPGKPKNVSDLFGIEGNFKKLDID; encoded by the exons ATGAAGGAAGCCGATTTGCAGGAGCAGTATGCCCGATTTCCGGAGATCAAACGATCGGAGGTCGGAAAGTTATTGGACTGGATCCATGCCCAGCCGCATATCTCCAAGAAGTTCTCGGAGGGAGAGGCCCTCCACTTCTTCCACGCCTGCAGGTCCAGCATGGAGGTGGCCAAACAGGTGCTGGACATCAATCTCACTGCCCGCACCCACCTGGATGAGTTCTTCAATAACTTGGACTGCGAGCGCCCGGAAATCAGAAGGGCCATGAACACAGT GTCCATTGTTCCACTGCCTGGAGCCACTCCGGAAGGATATCGGGTTATAATTGGCAAACTAGATGATTTAAATGCCTCAAACTATAACTTTGCGGACGTAATGAAATT ATACTGTATGGTATTCGACTTTTGGATGTACGAGGATGGCATTCAGCCAGGACATGTAATCGTGATCGATCTGAAAGGCTGTTCCTTGGGCCACGTGGCCCGTATTGGCCTCCTGCAGATGAAAAAGTTCCTATACTATCTACAG GAAGCGGCTGCCATCAGACTGATTGGCTTTCACTTTATTAACATTGTGCCCTTCATGGATAAGATCCTGGCCATCATGACACCCTTTATGAAGAAGGAGCTGACCAGTGTCCTTCACGTGCACAGCGATTTGAACGATTTCTACAAGTTCGTCCCACAACAAATGCTGCCCAAGGATTACGGCGGAGGCGAGGAGTCCACCAGCCTGTCAAAAG ACATTTATTACAAAAAACTATTGGATAATCGGAAGGAAATGCTTGAATTCGAGACTCGCCACCAGGTGAATGAGAAACTGAGGCCCGGAAAGCCCAAAAACGTCTCAGATCTTTTCGGCATTGAAGGAAACTTCAAGAAGCTAGACATTGATTGA